One Glaciihabitans arcticus DNA window includes the following coding sequences:
- a CDS encoding FMN reductase: MTARRITVVSAGLSQPSSTRLLADRLADATTRRLADDGIEVQVDVVELRDVASDVTNNLITGFASPRLEAAIESLTTSDGLIAVTPIFTTSYSGLFKSFIDILDPQALTGMPVLIGATGGTERHSLALDYAMRPLFTYLHSVVVPTSVYAASSDWGSSEGGLATRIDRAAGELAALVAVSDRSQQVRDPFALPEGFSPVGGYGAQ, translated from the coding sequence GTGACCGCACGGCGTATCACCGTCGTGTCGGCCGGGCTGAGTCAGCCGTCATCCACCCGCCTGCTCGCGGATCGACTTGCGGATGCCACGACCCGTCGCCTCGCCGATGACGGCATCGAGGTGCAGGTCGACGTGGTCGAGCTGCGCGATGTCGCCTCGGACGTGACCAACAACCTCATCACCGGGTTCGCGAGCCCTCGCCTCGAGGCGGCTATCGAGTCGCTCACGACCTCGGACGGCCTGATCGCCGTGACGCCGATCTTCACCACGAGCTACAGCGGGCTGTTCAAGTCGTTCATCGACATCCTCGATCCGCAGGCGCTCACCGGAATGCCCGTGCTGATCGGTGCGACCGGCGGCACCGAGCGTCACTCGCTGGCTCTCGACTACGCGATGCGCCCGCTGTTCACCTACCTGCACTCGGTTGTCGTGCCGACGTCCGTCTACGCGGCGTCGTCCGACTGGGGCAGCAGCGAGGGTGGACTCGCGACCCGCATCGACCGTGCAGCCGGTGAGCTGGCCGCACTGGTCGCAGTGAGCGACCGCTCGCAGCAGGTGCGCGACCCGTTCGCCCTACCCGAGGGCTTCAGCCCGGTGGGCGGGTACGGCGCGCAGTAG
- a CDS encoding FtsX-like permease family protein, with protein sequence MILRISWLLARPGRAGVATLALPVIAFATVTALLLVVIGGAQKFWGWSDDDGFIYQFLAVIALVLLVVPLSSLGGAAARLSARRRDDRLATLRLLGATPATVTAITVLESTVLAVLGALGGVLLYLAAVPLVGLIHFRGEPLGAGSVLLPPLLVLAVVAGVALLATVSAVLALRRVLISPLGVRMRDDAPKEHWIRAVIAVVVIAATYGVMGVIGAGFPLAVMLTVIAVGFGGTLAVLGLVGPWVVRIMGRVQLRRAKTPARLIAARGILESPKEAWRQVSGVAMTSFMAVFAGTGVGVMTALSGGATEDLELLYDIQTGVLITVIGSFLMVACSVGVNQAASILDRRDIYESLSKLGMPVETMEGARRRTVMAPLLLTSLGSAGVSAIVLFPLAGAALIFAPSSVLVILGVLAAGIALVWLGLFATRPVLTRAARLA encoded by the coding sequence ATGATCCTCCGCATCTCGTGGCTGCTCGCCCGCCCGGGCCGCGCCGGCGTCGCGACTCTCGCCCTGCCGGTCATCGCTTTCGCGACGGTCACCGCCCTGCTCCTCGTCGTCATCGGCGGCGCGCAGAAGTTCTGGGGCTGGTCGGACGACGACGGCTTCATCTACCAGTTCCTCGCCGTCATCGCCCTCGTGCTGCTGGTCGTGCCGCTCTCCTCCCTCGGCGGTGCGGCGGCCCGGCTGTCCGCCCGGCGACGGGATGACCGGCTCGCCACCCTGCGTCTGCTCGGTGCCACCCCGGCAACGGTCACCGCGATCACCGTGCTGGAGTCCACCGTGCTCGCCGTCCTCGGCGCGCTCGGCGGGGTACTGCTGTACCTCGCCGCTGTGCCACTCGTCGGGCTCATCCACTTCCGCGGCGAGCCCCTCGGCGCGGGTTCCGTGCTGCTCCCCCCGCTGCTGGTGCTCGCGGTCGTCGCCGGCGTCGCCCTGCTGGCCACCGTGAGCGCGGTGCTTGCCCTGCGTCGTGTGCTCATCTCCCCGCTCGGCGTGCGAATGCGGGATGACGCCCCCAAGGAACACTGGATCCGCGCCGTCATCGCCGTGGTCGTCATCGCCGCGACCTACGGGGTCATGGGAGTCATCGGCGCGGGATTCCCGCTCGCGGTCATGCTGACCGTCATTGCCGTCGGCTTCGGGGGCACCCTCGCCGTGCTCGGCCTCGTCGGGCCGTGGGTGGTGCGGATCATGGGGCGCGTACAGTTACGACGCGCGAAGACACCGGCGCGGCTGATCGCGGCGCGCGGCATCCTCGAATCACCGAAGGAAGCGTGGCGCCAGGTCAGCGGCGTCGCGATGACGAGCTTTATGGCGGTCTTCGCGGGGACGGGCGTCGGAGTGATGACGGCCCTGTCCGGCGGGGCGACCGAGGACCTCGAGCTGCTCTACGACATCCAGACGGGTGTACTCATCACCGTCATCGGCTCATTCCTGATGGTGGCCTGCTCGGTGGGCGTGAATCAGGCGGCCAGCATCCTCGACCGCCGCGACATCTACGAGAGCCTGTCCAAGCTCGGGATGCCCGTGGAGACCATGGAAGGCGCCCGCCGCCGTACGGTGATGGCGCCGCTGCTGCTCACCTCGCTCGGATCCGCCGGCGTTTCGGCGATCGTGCTGTTCCCGTTGGCCGGTGCCGCGCTCATCTTCGCGCCCAGCTCGGTGCTCGTGATCCTGGGCGTGCTGGCCGCGGGCATCGCGCTGGTCTGGCTCGGGCTGTTCGCCACCCGGCCAGTGCTCACGCGGGCCGCCCGGCTCGCCTGA
- a CDS encoding ABC transporter ATP-binding protein, with translation MTTAILEASGLTKTFGATRALDGVRLRVAAGESVAIMGASGSGKTTLLHVLAGITAPDSGRVIFTPPTGVVDVTALGERDRSRLRREQFGFVFQSGLLIPELTAIENVALALMLNGTSRGEAEHQASGWLTALGLAGLEQRRIGQLSGGQAQRVAIARAQVTGASVIFADEPTGALDSHTSTEVMDALLGSTVGQGHTLIVVTHNDEVAARCSRIIDMRDGLVVGERVPA, from the coding sequence ATGACAACAGCGATTCTCGAGGCCTCGGGCCTCACCAAGACCTTCGGCGCGACACGCGCCCTCGATGGCGTGCGGCTCAGGGTGGCCGCCGGCGAATCCGTGGCCATCATGGGCGCCTCGGGCTCCGGCAAGACGACCCTCCTGCACGTGCTCGCCGGCATCACGGCGCCCGACAGCGGCCGGGTGATCTTCACGCCTCCCACCGGCGTGGTGGATGTCACGGCCCTCGGCGAGCGCGACCGCTCTCGCCTCCGGCGCGAGCAGTTCGGGTTCGTCTTCCAGTCGGGACTGCTGATTCCCGAACTCACCGCCATCGAGAACGTCGCCCTTGCGCTCATGCTCAACGGCACCAGCCGCGGGGAGGCGGAGCACCAGGCCTCAGGCTGGCTCACCGCCCTCGGTCTCGCCGGTCTCGAGCAGCGCCGCATCGGCCAGCTTTCCGGCGGCCAGGCGCAGCGGGTCGCGATCGCCCGCGCGCAGGTCACCGGCGCCTCCGTCATCTTCGCTGACGAGCCGACCGGCGCCCTCGATTCGCATACGTCGACCGAGGTGATGGACGCGCTGCTCGGCTCCACCGTCGGCCAGGGACACACGCTCATCGTCGTGACCCACAACGACGAGGTCGCCGCCCGCTGCTCGCGCATCATCGACATGCGCGACGGTCTCGTCGTCGGCGAGCGGGTGCCCGCATGA
- a CDS encoding S8 family peptidase has translation MGKAISRTATAISGLVAVSLAFGSVAPASADPATDGSWYFDAFHIQEAHDADLTGEGVTIAVFDTQINLDVPTLNEADIEVRPSGCYNDAGNLIAPESSDTPAEHATNVLSYLVGSGQGYGDQAGVKGIVPDARILFTLLGEAGEAGSASISVTCNPKDPKDTNTTFADGVYAAIDAGADIISMSASINASVESDLALATALHEGIVVIASVSNDILADQDLGGFPSYSNGVVGVQSLDSAGRIQGDHVDSSVDVAGPGVNILWQGDGSWETQKLATGTSIATPMVAGFVALAAQKYPDATGNQLLQSLIRNTGVEDHPLNYDPEFAYGYGVASATHIFSVDPTVYDDVNPLVTVGEGDSPTAEEIADPPEPQTDPWDDQQPVEVPNLLVTLVLPLLLGLGGLVVGAGVIALIVVLVVRRRKKS, from the coding sequence ATGGGCAAGGCAATTTCACGCACGGCGACAGCGATCAGCGGACTGGTTGCCGTATCTCTCGCATTCGGAAGTGTGGCGCCTGCGTCGGCCGATCCTGCAACCGACGGCAGTTGGTATTTCGACGCTTTTCATATCCAGGAGGCGCACGATGCCGACCTCACGGGCGAGGGTGTGACGATCGCCGTCTTCGACACCCAGATCAACCTCGACGTGCCGACGCTCAATGAGGCAGACATCGAGGTGCGCCCATCGGGGTGCTACAACGACGCCGGGAACCTCATCGCGCCGGAATCCTCAGATACGCCTGCAGAGCATGCCACAAACGTCCTCTCCTACCTTGTTGGCTCGGGGCAGGGTTATGGCGACCAGGCGGGAGTGAAGGGGATTGTCCCGGACGCGCGGATTCTCTTCACGCTCCTCGGCGAAGCGGGCGAGGCAGGCTCCGCGAGTATCTCCGTTACCTGCAACCCGAAAGATCCGAAGGACACCAACACCACGTTTGCCGACGGCGTCTACGCCGCGATTGATGCTGGTGCGGACATCATCTCGATGTCGGCGTCGATCAACGCCTCCGTTGAATCGGATCTGGCACTGGCCACGGCGCTTCACGAGGGAATCGTCGTCATCGCTTCCGTCAGCAACGACATACTGGCCGATCAGGACCTCGGCGGATTCCCCAGCTATTCCAATGGCGTGGTCGGCGTGCAATCCCTGGATTCCGCCGGGCGCATCCAGGGCGATCACGTCGACTCGAGCGTCGATGTAGCTGGCCCCGGCGTCAACATTCTGTGGCAGGGTGACGGCAGCTGGGAGACTCAGAAGTTGGCCACCGGTACGTCCATCGCCACGCCCATGGTCGCGGGCTTCGTTGCCTTGGCCGCGCAGAAGTATCCCGACGCGACGGGCAATCAGCTCCTGCAGAGCCTCATCCGCAACACGGGCGTTGAGGATCACCCCCTCAACTACGATCCGGAGTTCGCCTACGGTTACGGCGTGGCCTCGGCCACACACATCTTCAGCGTGGATCCAACGGTGTACGACGACGTGAATCCGTTGGTCACCGTTGGCGAGGGAGATTCGCCGACCGCGGAGGAGATCGCCGACCCTCCCGAACCCCAGACCGATCCGTGGGACGACCAGCAGCCGGTCGAGGTCCCCAACTTGTTGGTGACTTTGGTCCTTCCGCTCCTGCTCGGACTGGGCGGCCTCGTGGTCGGGGCCGGCGTGATTGCGCTCATCGTCGTGCTGGTCGTGCGTCGCAGGAAGAAGTCGTAG
- a CDS encoding UDP-glucose dehydrogenase family protein: MRISVIGCGYLGAVHAAAMVSLGHTVIGVDVDEARVQSLAHGLVPFYEPGLPELLTEGLATGRLSFSTVMDDVKRARLHFLAIGTPQTESGAADLGFLFTAVAQLVPLLSPGDLVVGKSTVPVGVAARIAEVVESAGARLAWNPEFLREGRAVVDTLSPDRMVYGVREGDNEAVALLDRVYEQILESGTPRMVTDFATAELVKVAANAFLATKISFINAMAEVAEASGANIDQLADALGQDPRIGRKFLNSGLGFGGGCLPKDIRGFVSRGEELGVDLGFLREVESINLRRRQRVIDLAVDELGGSVVGKRITILGLAFKPNSDDVRDSPALDVARRLVELGAVVHATDPQALETARRSTPGLDYHADVPDALRGAELVLVLTEWEAFTGLDPELAASLVMNRTVIDGRNCLDSVAWQRAGWRVLALGHAVPAKLSPQAVR, encoded by the coding sequence ATGCGCATATCGGTGATTGGTTGCGGTTATCTCGGAGCGGTTCACGCCGCTGCAATGGTCAGTCTCGGTCACACGGTGATCGGGGTCGATGTCGATGAGGCCCGGGTGCAGTCACTGGCCCACGGTCTTGTGCCCTTCTACGAACCGGGCCTGCCGGAGTTGCTGACCGAGGGACTCGCGACCGGTCGCCTCAGCTTCTCTACGGTGATGGATGACGTGAAGCGCGCCCGCCTACACTTCCTGGCGATCGGTACCCCGCAGACCGAGAGCGGCGCGGCCGACCTCGGTTTCCTGTTCACCGCCGTCGCCCAGCTCGTTCCCTTGCTCAGCCCCGGCGATCTCGTTGTCGGCAAGTCCACGGTGCCGGTCGGGGTCGCCGCCCGCATCGCCGAGGTGGTGGAGTCCGCCGGCGCCCGCCTCGCGTGGAACCCCGAGTTCCTGCGTGAGGGCCGCGCTGTCGTCGACACCCTTTCGCCGGATCGTATGGTCTACGGCGTGCGCGAGGGTGACAACGAGGCAGTTGCGCTGCTCGACCGCGTCTACGAGCAGATCCTCGAGTCGGGCACGCCGCGCATGGTCACCGACTTCGCCACGGCTGAGCTCGTGAAGGTCGCGGCGAACGCGTTCCTCGCCACCAAGATCTCGTTCATCAACGCCATGGCCGAGGTCGCCGAGGCCTCCGGCGCGAACATCGACCAGCTCGCCGACGCGCTCGGCCAGGATCCGCGCATCGGCCGCAAGTTCCTCAACTCCGGTCTCGGCTTCGGCGGGGGCTGCCTACCGAAGGACATCCGCGGCTTCGTCTCGCGTGGCGAGGAGCTGGGCGTCGACCTCGGCTTCCTGCGCGAGGTTGAATCCATCAACCTGCGCCGCCGCCAGCGCGTGATCGACCTCGCTGTCGACGAGCTCGGCGGCAGTGTCGTCGGCAAGAGGATTACGATCCTCGGCCTCGCCTTCAAGCCGAACTCCGACGACGTGCGCGACTCGCCCGCCCTCGACGTCGCGCGACGACTCGTGGAGCTCGGCGCGGTGGTGCACGCCACCGATCCACAGGCGCTCGAAACCGCACGCCGTTCCACCCCGGGGCTGGACTACCACGCGGATGTGCCCGACGCACTGCGCGGTGCCGAGCTCGTGCTGGTGCTCACGGAATGGGAGGCGTTCACCGGCCTCGACCCCGAGCTCGCGGCATCCCTCGTGATGAATCGCACCGTCATCGACGGCCGCAACTGCCTCGATTCGGTGGCCTGGCAGCGGGCCGGCTGGCGGGTGCTCGCGCTCGGTCACGCGGTGCCGGCGAAGCTCAGTCCGCAGGCGGTTCGTTAG
- a CDS encoding DedA family protein — MVGLDITVIAESPWLLPVLFLLVVGDAFLVVLPSETAVVALGAIAGSTGSPNLAALVGVAGLGAIIGDSLCFAIGRSVGFDRWRWQREGRLARQLARVRGTVLARPAVLIFTARYIPFARIAVNLTAGATGLAYSRFLPLSAAAGLGWALYNSVVGLFFGSWLRDQPVLAVVLSVIVAMGLGFLIDWVLRRRANEPPAD; from the coding sequence ATGGTCGGCTTGGACATTACCGTGATCGCCGAATCGCCCTGGCTGCTGCCCGTGCTGTTCCTGCTCGTTGTGGGCGACGCCTTCCTCGTGGTGCTGCCGAGCGAGACGGCCGTCGTCGCGCTCGGGGCGATCGCCGGATCGACCGGCTCGCCGAATCTGGCCGCTCTCGTGGGAGTCGCCGGGCTCGGGGCGATCATCGGTGACTCTCTGTGCTTCGCGATCGGTCGTTCGGTCGGCTTCGACCGCTGGCGGTGGCAGCGGGAAGGGCGACTCGCGCGGCAACTGGCTCGTGTGCGAGGCACTGTGCTCGCGCGGCCCGCAGTGCTGATCTTCACGGCACGGTACATCCCGTTCGCCCGCATCGCCGTCAACCTCACGGCCGGGGCGACGGGCCTCGCCTACTCGCGGTTCCTGCCGCTCTCCGCGGCGGCCGGGCTCGGCTGGGCGCTCTACAACAGCGTCGTCGGACTGTTCTTCGGCAGCTGGCTGCGCGACCAGCCCGTGCTCGCGGTTGTGCTGTCGGTGATCGTGGCGATGGGGCTGGGATTCCTCATCGATTGGGTGCTGCGGCGTCGGGCTAACGAACCGCCTGCGGACTGA
- a CDS encoding GDSL-type esterase/lipase family protein, with translation MAETFLPQMNGVVNSVLQMVRHLRERGHEVLVIAPGTVADPPSSELLHGAGLELLRSVPLPRYAEVRLTFVSPAHLTSIMQRFAPDVIHLASPFILGWQALKAADALGIPTVAVYQTDIPGYARRYGIGAAAAGLTRHLAKVHRTATLTLAPSTAAMDEISRLGVTSLKLWARGVDGVRFTPNRRSADLRRTLAGRGEVVIGYVGRLAPEKQVDDLRVLGDIPNSRIVIVGDGPSRAALEAQLPKAKFLGFLAGDALADVVANFDVFVHPGENETFCQTIQEALASGVPVVATGVGGPVDLVRQSQTGWLYKPGDLDDLRARVMDLVGDKVKRRAFGRAARASVAHRTWSGLGDELLAHFRNLVPGADPVVSPVPPRAWARYVAVGDSLTEGLSDSSRQASGDFRGWADRLAELLGHATPRRTPLLYANLAVRSRRVRHVVEDQVPLALTLRADLVSVLVGANDLVRGAANPERLAARVVASVNEIRATGAHVLLVTAFAPHYRYLGALHARIGRFNRVLRSVANDPGVTILDFADDPACADPRAWGADRVHLSSHGHRVLAYRAATLLGVPDVRELAELEVALHEETVASLSTPKWIWQHVRPWVGRRMVGRVAGTGRVAKHSALVPINPTDGAPALVRHRPY, from the coding sequence GTGGCAGAGACATTCCTCCCCCAGATGAACGGGGTCGTCAATTCCGTACTCCAGATGGTGCGCCATCTGCGGGAACGCGGTCACGAGGTGCTGGTGATCGCCCCCGGCACCGTGGCGGATCCACCGTCGAGCGAGCTGCTGCATGGCGCGGGCCTCGAGCTGCTGCGCTCGGTGCCGCTCCCTCGCTACGCCGAGGTGCGCCTCACCTTCGTGAGTCCCGCGCACCTCACCTCGATCATGCAGCGCTTCGCGCCGGATGTGATCCACCTGGCTTCGCCGTTCATCCTCGGCTGGCAGGCGCTCAAGGCCGCGGACGCCCTCGGTATCCCCACGGTCGCGGTGTACCAGACCGACATCCCCGGCTACGCGCGCCGCTACGGCATCGGGGCTGCGGCCGCGGGCCTCACGCGCCACCTCGCGAAGGTGCACCGCACCGCCACTCTGACTCTCGCCCCCTCGACCGCCGCGATGGACGAGATCTCCCGCCTCGGCGTCACCTCGTTGAAACTGTGGGCGCGCGGTGTGGACGGCGTGCGATTCACCCCCAACCGCCGCTCCGCGGACCTGCGCCGCACACTCGCCGGCCGCGGTGAGGTGGTGATCGGGTACGTCGGGAGGCTCGCGCCCGAGAAGCAGGTGGACGACCTTCGCGTGCTCGGGGACATCCCGAACAGCCGCATCGTCATCGTCGGCGACGGTCCCAGCCGCGCAGCACTCGAGGCCCAGTTGCCGAAAGCGAAGTTCCTCGGTTTTCTGGCGGGGGATGCCCTCGCCGACGTTGTGGCGAACTTCGATGTCTTTGTGCACCCGGGTGAGAACGAGACGTTCTGCCAGACCATTCAGGAAGCACTGGCGAGCGGTGTGCCGGTGGTGGCTACGGGCGTGGGTGGACCGGTGGACCTGGTTCGCCAGAGTCAGACCGGTTGGCTGTACAAGCCCGGCGACCTCGACGACTTGCGCGCTCGCGTCATGGACCTCGTCGGTGACAAGGTCAAGCGCCGGGCCTTCGGTCGCGCGGCCCGCGCCTCGGTCGCGCACCGCACCTGGTCGGGACTCGGCGACGAGCTGCTCGCTCACTTCCGGAACCTGGTCCCCGGCGCGGACCCCGTCGTCTCACCGGTCCCGCCACGTGCCTGGGCCCGCTACGTGGCGGTGGGGGACTCGCTCACCGAGGGGCTCTCCGACAGCTCCCGCCAGGCGAGCGGCGACTTCCGCGGCTGGGCCGACCGGCTCGCCGAGCTGCTCGGCCACGCGACACCGCGCCGCACACCCCTGCTCTACGCCAACCTCGCGGTGCGTTCGCGCCGGGTGCGCCACGTCGTCGAGGACCAGGTGCCGCTCGCGCTCACCCTGCGGGCCGACCTCGTGTCGGTGCTCGTCGGCGCCAACGACCTGGTGCGGGGCGCCGCCAACCCCGAGCGTCTCGCGGCGCGGGTCGTCGCCTCCGTGAACGAGATCCGTGCGACCGGCGCCCACGTGCTGCTCGTCACCGCCTTCGCCCCGCACTACCGCTACCTCGGCGCGCTGCACGCCCGTATCGGACGCTTCAACCGCGTACTGCGCTCGGTTGCGAACGATCCCGGCGTGACCATCCTCGATTTCGCCGACGACCCGGCGTGTGCCGACCCGCGCGCGTGGGGAGCGGACCGCGTCCACCTGAGCTCGCACGGCCACCGCGTTCTCGCCTACCGCGCCGCAACCCTGCTCGGGGTGCCCGACGTGCGCGAGCTCGCCGAGCTCGAGGTGGCGTTGCACGAGGAGACCGTGGCATCCCTCAGCACACCGAAATGGATCTGGCAGCACGTTCGACCGTGGGTCGGGCGCCGTATGGTCGGTCGCGTCGCAGGCACCGGTCGCGTCGCCAAGCACAGCGCGCTCGTGCCGATCAACCCGACCGACGGCGCGCCTGCTCTGGTTCGCCACAGGCCGTACTGA
- a CDS encoding polyribonucleotide nucleotidyltransferase, producing the protein MEGPEIKFAEAVLDNGKFGTRTVRFETGRLAQQAQGAVAAYLDEDTMILSATSAGKHPREGFDFFPLTVDVEERSYAAGKIPGSFFRREGRPSTEAILVCRLIDRPMRPTFVEGLRNEVQIVITVLSIAPDEFYDALAINAASVSTQISGLPFYGPVGGIRLALIGDQWVAFPKFSQLEEAVFDLTVAGRLVVDENGAEDVAIMMVEAEATENSWELIKAGATKPDETIVAQGLEAAKPFLTQLIKAQQSIADEAAKPIADYQLFPPYEQGTYDAVAGFAYDELKGVYQIADKIERQTADDLLKDRVKVDIAAKVEAGELPGSALGEISAAYKSVSKKVMRTRVLTEGIRIDGRGLSDIRALDAEVQVIPRVHGSAIFQRGETQILGVTTLNMLKMEQQIDSLAPVKKKRYLHHYNFPPYSTGETGRVGSPKRREIGHGFLAERALVPVLPPREEFPYAIRQVSEALGSNGSTSMGSVCASTLSLLNAGVPLRAPVAGIAMGLISDEVDGQTRYAALTDILGAEDALGDMDFKVAGTSEFITAIQLDTKLAGLPSSVLDGALKQAKEARTAILAVINAAIDAPDEMAPTAPRVISVQIPIDKIGELIGPKGKNINQIQDDTGADISIEDDGTVYIGAVDGPSAEAARAAVNAIANPLNPEVGERFLGTVVKLATFGAFVSLTPGKDGLLHISEVRKLAGGKRVENVEDVLAVGQKIQVEITKIDDRGKLSLAPVTDEADSADTDSSAAASEGPEAPAEG; encoded by the coding sequence ATGGAGGGTCCAGAAATCAAGTTTGCCGAAGCCGTTCTCGATAACGGTAAGTTCGGCACTCGCACGGTCCGCTTCGAGACCGGTCGACTCGCGCAGCAGGCACAGGGTGCCGTCGCCGCGTACCTCGATGAAGACACCATGATCCTGTCGGCCACCTCGGCAGGCAAGCACCCGCGTGAAGGATTCGACTTCTTCCCGCTGACCGTCGACGTGGAAGAGCGCTCGTACGCCGCAGGAAAGATCCCCGGATCCTTCTTCCGTCGCGAGGGCCGTCCCAGCACCGAGGCCATCCTCGTCTGCCGCCTCATCGACCGCCCCATGCGCCCGACCTTCGTCGAAGGCCTGCGCAACGAGGTGCAGATCGTCATCACCGTCCTGAGCATCGCTCCCGACGAGTTCTACGACGCCCTGGCCATCAACGCGGCCAGCGTCAGCACCCAGATCTCCGGCCTGCCGTTCTACGGTCCGGTCGGCGGCATCCGTCTCGCCCTCATCGGCGACCAGTGGGTGGCATTCCCCAAGTTCAGCCAGCTCGAAGAGGCTGTGTTCGACCTCACGGTCGCCGGTCGCCTCGTCGTCGATGAGAACGGCGCCGAAGACGTCGCCATCATGATGGTCGAAGCAGAAGCAACCGAGAACAGCTGGGAGCTCATCAAGGCGGGCGCCACGAAGCCTGACGAGACCATCGTCGCGCAGGGCCTCGAGGCTGCAAAGCCGTTCCTCACGCAGCTCATCAAGGCACAGCAGTCCATCGCCGACGAGGCCGCAAAGCCGATCGCCGACTACCAGTTGTTCCCGCCCTACGAGCAGGGCACCTACGATGCAGTCGCGGGCTTCGCCTACGACGAGCTCAAGGGTGTTTACCAGATCGCCGACAAGATCGAGCGCCAGACGGCGGACGATCTTCTCAAGGATCGCGTCAAGGTCGACATCGCCGCCAAGGTTGAAGCCGGCGAACTTCCGGGATCCGCACTCGGCGAGATCTCGGCCGCGTACAAGTCGGTGTCCAAGAAGGTCATGCGCACGCGCGTGCTCACCGAGGGCATCCGTATCGACGGCCGCGGCCTGAGCGACATCCGTGCGCTCGACGCCGAGGTCCAGGTCATCCCGCGCGTTCACGGCTCGGCGATCTTCCAGCGCGGCGAGACCCAGATCCTGGGTGTCACGACGCTGAACATGCTCAAGATGGAGCAGCAGATCGACTCCCTGGCCCCGGTCAAGAAGAAGCGCTACCTGCACCACTACAACTTCCCGCCCTACTCCACCGGTGAGACCGGTCGCGTCGGCAGCCCGAAGCGTCGCGAGATCGGGCACGGCTTCCTCGCCGAGCGCGCCCTCGTGCCGGTGCTGCCGCCCCGCGAGGAGTTCCCCTACGCGATCCGCCAGGTGTCCGAGGCTCTCGGCTCCAACGGTTCGACGTCGATGGGTTCCGTCTGCGCCTCGACCCTGTCGCTGCTCAACGCCGGTGTGCCGCTGCGCGCCCCGGTCGCCGGCATCGCCATGGGCCTCATCTCCGACGAGGTCGACGGACAGACGCGCTACGCGGCCCTGACCGACATCCTCGGCGCTGAAGACGCCCTCGGCGACATGGACTTCAAGGTCGCCGGTACGTCTGAGTTCATCACGGCCATCCAGCTCGACACGAAGCTCGCGGGTCTCCCGTCCTCCGTGCTCGACGGAGCTCTCAAGCAGGCCAAGGAAGCCCGTACCGCGATTCTCGCTGTCATCAACGCGGCGATCGACGCTCCCGACGAGATGGCGCCCACCGCGCCTCGCGTCATCAGCGTGCAGATCCCGATTGACAAGATCGGCGAGCTGATCGGCCCGAAGGGCAAGAACATCAACCAGATCCAGGATGACACCGGAGCTGACATCTCGATCGAGGATGACGGAACCGTGTACATCGGTGCCGTTGATGGTCCCTCGGCCGAGGCTGCGCGCGCCGCTGTCAACGCGATCGCGAACCCGCTGAACCCCGAGGTCGGTGAGCGGTTCCTCGGAACCGTCGTCAAGCTCGCGACCTTCGGTGCGTTCGTCTCGCTCACCCCCGGCAAGGACGGACTGCTGCACATCAGCGAAGTCCGCAAGCTCGCCGGTGGCAAGCGCGTCGAGAACGTCGAAGACGTTCTCGCGGTCGGCCAGAAGATCCAGGTCGAGATCACCAAGATCGACGACCGTGGAAAGCTGTCGCTCGCTCCCGTCACCGACGAGGCCGACTCCGCGGACACCGACAGCTCTGCTGCCGCGTCCGAGGGTCCTGAAGCCCCCGCCGAAGGCTAG